A genome region from Choloepus didactylus isolate mChoDid1 chromosome 12, mChoDid1.pri, whole genome shotgun sequence includes the following:
- the RPL21 gene encoding 60S ribosomal protein L21, which translates to MTNTKGKRRGTRYMFSRPFRKHGVVPLATYMRIYKKGDIVDIKGMGTVQKGMPHKCYHGKTGRVYNVTQHAVGIVVNKQVKGKILAKRINVRIEHIKHSKSRDSFLKRVKENDQKKKEAKEKGTWVQLKRQPAPPREAHFVRTNGKEPELLEPIPYEFMA; encoded by the exons ATGACGAACacaaagggaaagaggagaggcaCCCGCTATATGTTTTCTAGGCCTTTTAGAAAACATG GAGTTGTTCCTTTGGCCACGTATATGCGAATCTACAAGAAAGGTGATATTGTAGACATCAAg GGAATGGGCACTGTTCAAAAAGGAATGCCTCACAAATGTTACCATGGCAAAACTGGAAGAGTCTACAATGTTACCCAGCATGCTGTTGGTATCGTTGTAAACAAACAAGTGAA GGGCAAGATTCTTGCCAAGAGAATTAATGTACGTATTGAGCATATTAAACACTCTAAGAGCCGAGATAGCTTCTTAAAGCGTGTGaaggaaaatgatcagaaaaaaaaggaagccaaagAGAAAGGTACCTGGGTTCAACTGAAGCGCCAG cCTGCTCCACCCAGAGAAGCACACTTTGTGAGAACCAATGGAAAAGAGCCTGAGCTACTGGAGCCCATTCCCTATGAATTCATGGCATAA